A genomic window from Balneola vulgaris DSM 17893 includes:
- a CDS encoding CHAT domain-containing protein — MTLRSLFTLFFCVLISFPTLGQYANIENDSLLVEGNKVYRSGDYEASAIIYKKSLDEHADDPNSKEWIIAAVGYGASLLDLGQIREGAKWIQNADDALTDEISYELQAYVKSHLGWATWWLGYAKRALPIYKEAHSLAVKSEDGYRVAQISNSLATLTQFLGSYSEAINYATIAHDFFKEKDDPFMLANAKVNLFNMYSLLGFTDRAETILKESLEIKLEMNNPDLIALDYRKLGGFYQNKGEYDKALLYFNKYLKIAFNDLAPLDIVIAKMKIGQVYLQMGEYETALEFLSQSQKERVENSFMKDAETASDMATIYQKLGAFDVSRSLFNQAIDLFLKFEEELLAAETYISMTDMELQAGNSDKAISLANKAIEIALNTESKLLRAKSFQALSKVYRSLNEHDLALSFAKKAYQSVSNFKGYRIASYLMDLSRAYYEIEPDSAYHYSDLAFNEIERVSKNIYGENLQTLVFSDYSSFYNEVAYWYLTDKNDAEKAFEVVEMGKSRVLLEQLSAKRNPSEVIDEPTLLQIRQREKVIDQLYRRLDEASDENEREVILEDIRYAQLDYDSFTNEVRLAHPSLKKYELPEVLSVEEITAMLDKSTSFIEYALFEDKVIAFWITKEGIESHVTTIDSANSAAEFLHLKISDFRAGIESQKPREVLEELSKPLVQVLLSDFRSKYTAITNLTIVPSMSISVLPFEALLQNGKYLIEEVNVKYLPSVSIYPHIQNPHRDTEKQILAVASSGFTIGSTNNASSSQSNFSSLPASLMEVDSISVLFENKTILKNEQVTESGIKALNLEQYQYIHFATHGNINESNPLQSGLLISKKDDFEVLFGEDGYLNSMEISNLRLNADLVVLSACNTGMGKMVSGEGVLGMQRSFFQAGTSSVLVSLWNIFDKSTSTLMSRFYKKLKEHKEEELGVWNKLKLFFDVYEAPLFGYKEKALRDAKLSLIDHPYYNHPIHWAPFVLYGK, encoded by the coding sequence ATGACCCTGCGATCCCTTTTCACATTATTTTTTTGTGTTCTAATCTCTTTTCCAACGCTTGGGCAATACGCAAATATTGAAAACGATTCCCTATTAGTTGAAGGAAATAAAGTGTATCGAAGTGGGGACTACGAAGCGTCTGCCATCATATATAAAAAATCATTAGACGAACATGCAGATGACCCAAATAGCAAAGAATGGATCATCGCGGCTGTTGGGTATGGAGCATCCCTTCTTGATTTAGGTCAGATTCGTGAAGGAGCTAAATGGATTCAAAATGCCGACGATGCCCTAACGGATGAAATTTCTTATGAACTCCAGGCTTATGTAAAAAGTCATTTGGGGTGGGCTACGTGGTGGTTAGGCTATGCAAAAAGAGCACTTCCTATCTACAAAGAAGCTCACAGCCTTGCAGTAAAATCAGAAGATGGATATCGCGTTGCTCAGATTTCGAATTCCCTCGCAACCTTAACTCAGTTTCTTGGCAGTTATAGCGAGGCTATCAATTATGCCACCATTGCCCATGATTTCTTTAAAGAAAAAGACGATCCATTCATGCTGGCAAATGCCAAAGTGAATCTATTTAACATGTATAGCTTACTTGGATTCACTGACAGGGCTGAAACAATCTTAAAAGAGTCTTTAGAAATAAAGCTTGAGATGAATAACCCTGATTTGATTGCGCTTGACTATCGGAAATTAGGTGGTTTCTATCAGAATAAAGGGGAATACGATAAAGCACTCTTGTACTTCAATAAGTACTTGAAAATAGCTTTTAATGACTTAGCTCCTCTAGATATAGTAATAGCGAAGATGAAAATTGGCCAAGTGTATTTGCAGATGGGTGAGTACGAAACGGCACTCGAGTTTTTAAGTCAAAGCCAGAAAGAGCGTGTTGAGAATTCATTCATGAAGGATGCTGAAACGGCTTCAGATATGGCTACTATTTATCAAAAGTTAGGGGCTTTTGATGTATCCCGAAGCTTGTTTAATCAAGCAATTGATCTCTTCTTAAAATTTGAAGAGGAGCTGCTAGCTGCAGAAACGTACATCAGTATGACTGATATGGAATTGCAGGCTGGCAACTCTGATAAAGCCATTTCATTAGCCAATAAAGCAATTGAGATTGCATTAAATACAGAATCTAAATTATTGCGCGCTAAATCCTTTCAGGCCCTTTCAAAAGTTTACCGTTCTTTAAATGAACATGATTTAGCCCTTAGTTTTGCCAAAAAAGCATATCAATCTGTTTCCAACTTTAAAGGGTATCGCATAGCAAGTTACCTCATGGATTTGTCGCGAGCTTATTATGAAATAGAACCTGATAGCGCATACCATTATAGCGATTTAGCCTTCAACGAAATTGAACGAGTTAGCAAAAACATCTATGGTGAAAATCTCCAAACCCTAGTTTTTAGCGATTACTCAAGCTTTTATAACGAAGTGGCCTATTGGTATTTAACCGATAAAAATGATGCTGAAAAAGCATTTGAGGTTGTGGAAATGGGGAAGTCGAGAGTGCTATTGGAGCAACTTTCAGCCAAAAGAAACCCTTCTGAAGTTATAGACGAGCCCACTCTTTTACAGATTAGACAAAGGGAAAAGGTAATAGACCAACTTTATCGAAGATTGGATGAAGCAAGTGACGAAAATGAAAGGGAGGTAATATTAGAAGACATTCGATATGCTCAGCTCGATTACGATTCCTTTACCAATGAGGTGCGCCTGGCTCATCCTTCGTTAAAAAAATATGAATTGCCCGAAGTGCTCAGTGTTGAAGAAATCACTGCCATGCTCGACAAATCTACATCCTTTATCGAATATGCTTTGTTTGAAGACAAGGTCATTGCCTTTTGGATTACAAAAGAAGGGATTGAATCTCATGTAACAACCATCGATTCAGCCAATTCAGCGGCTGAATTTCTGCATCTTAAAATATCGGACTTTCGTGCTGGCATAGAGTCTCAAAAACCACGTGAAGTGCTAGAAGAACTCTCAAAACCATTGGTGCAGGTTTTGCTGTCTGATTTCCGCAGTAAATATACTGCCATAACCAACCTCACTATAGTACCATCTATGTCTATTTCGGTGTTACCGTTTGAGGCTCTTTTGCAAAATGGGAAGTATTTGATTGAAGAAGTGAATGTAAAGTATCTGCCTTCAGTGTCGATATACCCACATATTCAAAATCCGCATCGTGATACGGAAAAGCAGATTTTAGCGGTTGCAAGTTCAGGATTTACCATTGGTTCAACCAACAATGCTTCTTCATCACAAAGTAATTTTTCATCCTTGCCAGCTTCTTTAATGGAAGTAGATTCAATTTCTGTTCTATTCGAGAATAAAACCATTTTAAAAAATGAACAGGTTACTGAATCTGGCATTAAAGCACTCAACTTAGAGCAGTATCAGTATATACACTTTGCCACGCATGGGAATATCAACGAGAGCAATCCTCTTCAAAGTGGTTTACTTATTTCAAAGAAAGATGACTTTGAGGTGTTGTTTGGGGAAGATGGATATCTCAACAGCATGGAGATTTCTAACCTACGTTTAAACGCTGATTTAGTAGTGCTGAGCGCCTGCAATACGGGTATGGGTAAGATGGTGTCGGGGGAAGGGGTATTGGGCATGCAGCGGTCTTTTTTCCAAGCGGGTACCTCATCAGTGCTGGTAAGTTTGTGGAATATATTTGATAAAAGTACTTCTACCTTGATGAGCCGTTTCTATAAAAAGTTGAAGGAACATAAAGAAGAAGAATTGGGAGTTTGGAATAAATTAAAGCTGTTTTTCGATGTTTATGAAGCCCCATTATTCGGCTATAAAGAAAAAGCACTTCGGGATGCTAAACTCTCCTTGATTGATCATCCGTACTACAATCATCCAATACATTGGGCGCCGTTTGTACTTTACGGCAAATAA
- the ftsY gene encoding signal recognition particle-docking protein FtsY, with protein sequence MGFLEKIGLKKKETLEKGVEKSREGILNKLGKAFVGKDRVDDQTLDELEEILITSDVGVTTTLEIIQRIEKRVAKDKFVTQAELQTMLREEIVALLKDNDADKPAEFDADFQTKPHVVLVVGVNGVGKTTTIGKLANLYKQAGKKVLLGAADTFRAAAVDQLIIWSERADVPIVQQGQNADPASVAFDTVSSAKARGSDIALIDTAGRLHNKKALMEELTKIKRVMGKVVDGAPHEVILVLDASTGQNAMQQAKAFTEAVDITGLALTKLDGTAKGGIVIGISNELNVPVKYIGLGERMEDLQIFERESFVNALFGE encoded by the coding sequence ATGGGCTTTTTAGAAAAGATTGGACTCAAGAAAAAGGAAACCCTAGAGAAAGGGGTAGAAAAAAGTAGAGAGGGCATACTCAATAAACTCGGTAAAGCTTTTGTAGGCAAAGACCGTGTAGATGACCAAACTTTAGATGAACTCGAAGAGATTCTCATTACTTCGGATGTTGGGGTTACAACCACTTTAGAAATTATACAACGGATTGAAAAGCGTGTAGCAAAAGACAAGTTTGTAACTCAGGCAGAGCTTCAAACAATGCTACGTGAAGAGATTGTAGCGTTACTAAAAGATAATGATGCCGATAAACCAGCTGAATTTGATGCTGACTTTCAAACCAAACCACATGTGGTACTTGTAGTAGGTGTGAATGGGGTTGGTAAAACAACTACAATTGGTAAACTTGCCAATTTATACAAGCAGGCCGGTAAAAAAGTACTGTTAGGTGCTGCTGATACCTTCAGGGCAGCGGCGGTTGATCAGCTTATCATTTGGAGTGAACGTGCTGATGTTCCTATCGTTCAGCAAGGGCAGAATGCCGATCCCGCTTCTGTAGCTTTTGATACCGTGTCGTCGGCTAAAGCACGAGGTTCAGATATTGCTCTTATTGATACGGCAGGGCGACTTCATAATAAAAAAGCTTTAATGGAAGAGCTTACCAAGATTAAGCGAGTAATGGGTAAGGTTGTTGATGGCGCGCCACATGAAGTGATATTAGTACTGGATGCGAGTACTGGCCAAAATGCAATGCAACAGGCTAAAGCTTTTACCGAAGCGGTAGACATTACTGGCCTAGCTCTTACCAAGCTCGATGGTACTGCCAAAGGCGGAATTGTGATAGGGATTTCCAATGAGCTGAATGTTCCTGTAAAATACATTGGCTTAGGCGAACGTATGGAAGATCTTCAGATATTTGAACGAGAAAGTTTTGTAAACGCCTTATTTGGTGAATAA
- a CDS encoding CDP-alcohol phosphatidyltransferase family protein produces MSNFISFTRFLIAFPILYLHYHNDLQYNATILVLIIYAGVSDYLDGLVARKTNTVSEVGKMIDPISDKLCAVALFIYTVWLGWVPLWFLVVNVIRDSLIMMGSTFIKVRYGKVAMSTMSGKIAVNVLALYWLSVFFFRDAVAAHNILLYMCTVVMAISFFDYFNRYRKIMRGAKFN; encoded by the coding sequence TTGTCTAACTTTATATCTTTTACTCGCTTCCTTATTGCATTTCCAATTTTGTATCTGCATTACCATAATGATTTACAGTATAATGCCACCATCTTGGTATTAATTATTTATGCAGGGGTGTCGGATTATTTAGATGGCCTCGTAGCACGTAAAACCAACACGGTGTCGGAAGTAGGTAAAATGATTGATCCTATATCTGACAAGCTTTGTGCTGTGGCGTTGTTTATTTATACCGTTTGGTTAGGCTGGGTGCCCCTTTGGTTTCTTGTTGTGAATGTAATTCGCGACTCACTTATTATGATGGGTTCTACCTTCATTAAAGTACGATATGGGAAGGTAGCGATGTCAACTATGTCAGGAAAAATAGCCGTAAACGTGTTGGCACTATATTGGCTATCTGTATTCTTTTTTAGAGATGCAGTAGCTGCACATAATATTTTATTGTATATGTGTACAGTGGTGATGGCAATCTCATTTTTTGACTATTTTAATCGCTATCGCAAAATCATGCGCGGAGCAAAATTTAATTAA
- a CDS encoding NUDIX domain-containing protein, which translates to MIDTSLLLEEKITSKAVYKGKLLHVYQDKVSLPNGDSSLREWIKHPGACAIVPIYENGDILMLHQFRYAAQQVFMEVPAGKIDTGESILETATRELKEETGLEAEKLEYIGHFYPAIGYANEVIHIYAATGLHQSESDRDEDEFLELFRIPFKEAIDKVYTGEINDAKTMACLLRTWKWWNT; encoded by the coding sequence ATGATTGATACTTCTCTTTTATTAGAAGAAAAAATAACCTCTAAGGCTGTTTATAAAGGCAAATTACTACACGTTTATCAAGATAAAGTGAGTTTACCAAATGGCGATAGTTCACTTAGAGAATGGATTAAGCACCCCGGTGCTTGTGCAATAGTTCCAATATACGAAAACGGGGATATTCTCATGTTACATCAGTTTAGATATGCCGCTCAACAAGTTTTTATGGAAGTCCCAGCTGGAAAAATTGATACCGGAGAGTCGATTCTGGAAACGGCTACGCGCGAACTTAAAGAAGAAACGGGCTTAGAAGCAGAAAAGCTGGAGTACATTGGGCATTTCTACCCTGCAATTGGATATGCTAACGAAGTAATTCATATTTATGCGGCCACAGGGCTCCATCAGTCTGAAAGTGACCGAGATGAAGATGAGTTTTTAGAACTATTTAGGATTCCATTTAAAGAGGCGATAGATAAAGTGTATACCGGTGAAATTAACGACGCTAAAACGATGGCTTGCCTGCTAAGAACATGGAAGTGGTGGAATACTTAA
- a CDS encoding TonB-dependent receptor, which yields MKKIFGSSWFFGVLFLTISMCTTEQLYAQSELIGTIYSGEDNSPLAGVNVVLLNADSTYLKATSTDGNGDYRFTNIDEGAFIITASFVGFKRYQKEIYTIGSRFEYDITMIPDLLVINELEVMANFMQDSSSVQPSVLSISSLQIEGLAGGQGNVFNLLKAVPGVTSAGDFSSQLVVRGGEPNQNLFFIDEIEIYSPYQASGVGSIFNKSLIRNIDFFSGAFPAKYGDRLSSVVVVHTTTGRPTKPLEGSIDVNASIASATFKGATSGIEGDWIISGRRTYYDTFASTFSNAVTTKNEVAFPDFYDVGGLLELRPKKGHRINFSGLYSHEVVDWVFREDQFGELANNRSDILGDQEGVNRALGVSYSIQTTAALRYKAYTNWYKNSGFNDLDGQFKPGLSKKVGGGPGDDPPVDPNDEILINYDQDTHFQKYSIGNRLNINSGRHAIELGGGVDWMTNQIDADLGLNEYGTTIFESFESSSKLLEAVADTINSTQDSYRYHTYVQDKIEALNERLFFQPGLRYTYYGINEEQFLLPRFGFSWIPAKGLTVRGGYGQYVQSPGFEKLIDPDDIFSVSKFNDLKQLKAEKSTQYVLGVSKQFFENWLIEVEGYYKTFDDLITGRYGPVNRLVEDYQPGDHSSITPLDPDNYQLFLEEVNEITDDPVNNGEGTSFGVEVMLQKYAQSSTDWYGWLSYAFAHSERSEEILGNRITYPFDYDRPHTFNFILNQNINRNWRFGIAWRMASGLPYTEPINLKPMTYLYQTRGYFIVDSNGLIRMNPDFGGPENINQSRTPSYSRLDVRVGYNNTTPTFDYSVYLEIINFLNQKNVQSYNYVLYIDDPNHPDVAPWLRAPSGVIMRKEPVFMYPFLPSIGFSIDF from the coding sequence ATGAAAAAGATTTTTGGTTCGAGTTGGTTTTTCGGGGTACTATTTTTAACCATCTCAATGTGTACAACAGAGCAGCTTTATGCTCAATCGGAATTAATAGGCACCATTTATAGCGGAGAGGATAATTCACCACTTGCTGGTGTGAATGTAGTACTGCTGAATGCCGACAGCACTTATCTCAAAGCTACCTCAACAGATGGAAATGGAGACTATCGTTTTACAAACATCGATGAAGGAGCCTTTATCATCACCGCTAGCTTTGTGGGTTTTAAGCGGTATCAAAAGGAGATTTATACCATTGGTAGCCGTTTTGAATACGATATCACTATGATCCCTGACTTATTGGTGATAAATGAACTAGAAGTGATGGCTAACTTTATGCAAGACAGCTCATCTGTTCAGCCCTCGGTGTTAAGCATCAGTTCTCTTCAGATTGAAGGTCTTGCAGGTGGACAAGGCAATGTGTTTAATCTACTAAAAGCAGTACCCGGCGTTACTTCAGCGGGAGATTTTTCCAGCCAATTAGTGGTTCGAGGTGGAGAGCCCAATCAAAACTTATTTTTTATTGATGAAATAGAGATTTACAGTCCCTATCAAGCTAGTGGAGTGGGAAGTATTTTTAACAAGAGCTTGATTAGAAATATAGATTTCTTCTCCGGGGCATTTCCAGCTAAGTACGGCGATCGACTTTCTTCTGTGGTGGTGGTTCATACAACCACAGGCCGCCCAACCAAACCTCTTGAAGGCAGTATTGATGTAAACGCATCCATTGCTTCTGCTACATTTAAAGGAGCAACTTCGGGTATAGAAGGTGATTGGATTATTAGCGGGCGCCGAACCTATTACGATACATTTGCGAGTACATTCTCGAATGCGGTAACCACGAAAAATGAAGTCGCCTTTCCCGATTTTTATGATGTGGGTGGGTTGTTAGAACTACGCCCCAAAAAAGGACACCGCATTAATTTTTCAGGCCTTTATAGTCATGAAGTTGTAGACTGGGTGTTTAGAGAAGATCAGTTTGGTGAACTCGCTAACAATCGTTCCGACATATTAGGCGACCAAGAAGGAGTAAATCGCGCGTTAGGCGTCTCCTATTCCATCCAAACAACCGCAGCTCTTCGGTATAAAGCCTATACCAACTGGTATAAAAATTCAGGCTTTAACGATTTAGATGGGCAGTTCAAGCCTGGTTTAAGTAAAAAAGTAGGCGGTGGACCAGGGGATGATCCTCCCGTAGACCCTAATGACGAAATTTTGATTAATTATGATCAGGATACGCATTTCCAAAAGTACAGCATCGGAAACCGATTGAATATCAATTCGGGAAGACATGCCATTGAATTAGGTGGAGGTGTTGATTGGATGACCAATCAAATTGATGCAGACCTCGGGTTAAATGAGTATGGTACAACCATCTTTGAATCATTCGAATCCAGTTCAAAACTACTTGAAGCCGTAGCAGATACTATAAATTCAACTCAAGATTCTTATAGATACCATACGTATGTACAGGATAAAATTGAGGCACTAAATGAACGGTTGTTTTTTCAGCCAGGCCTGAGGTATACCTATTATGGTATTAACGAGGAACAATTTCTGTTGCCACGCTTTGGCTTCTCATGGATTCCAGCTAAAGGGCTTACAGTACGTGGTGGGTATGGCCAATATGTGCAAAGCCCGGGTTTTGAAAAACTTATCGATCCAGATGATATTTTTAGCGTATCTAAATTCAATGATTTAAAACAACTTAAAGCAGAAAAGTCTACCCAGTATGTGTTGGGGGTTTCGAAGCAATTTTTTGAAAATTGGCTCATCGAAGTTGAAGGTTACTATAAAACATTTGATGACTTGATAACAGGCAGATATGGTCCTGTAAATAGGCTGGTTGAAGATTATCAGCCCGGAGATCACTCCTCCATTACTCCTTTAGATCCTGATAACTATCAGCTCTTTTTAGAAGAAGTAAATGAAATCACCGACGACCCAGTAAACAATGGGGAAGGAACTTCCTTTGGTGTGGAAGTGATGCTTCAAAAATATGCGCAATCGAGTACAGATTGGTATGGGTGGCTTTCCTACGCCTTTGCACATTCTGAACGCTCTGAAGAGATACTTGGAAATCGTATAACCTACCCTTTCGATTACGACCGCCCTCATACCTTCAACTTCATTCTGAATCAAAACATCAATCGTAATTGGCGTTTTGGCATCGCTTGGCGAATGGCTTCCGGTTTACCTTATACAGAGCCCATCAACTTGAAACCTATGACCTACCTCTATCAAACCAGAGGGTATTTCATTGTAGATTCAAATGGTTTAATAAGAATGAACCCAGATTTTGGTGGGCCAGAGAACATCAACCAAAGTAGAACGCCTTCTTATAGTCGATTAGATGTTCGCGTTGGGTATAACAATACCACTCCAACATTCGACTATAGCGTATATCTAGAGATCATCAATTTCTTAAATCAGAAAAATGTACAGAGCTACAACTATGTGCTTTATATTGATGACCCGAATCACCCAGATGTAGCGCCATGGTTACGGGCACCATCTGGGGTAATTATGCGAAAAGAGCCGGTGTTCATGTATCCGTTTTTGCCGAGCATTGGCTTTAGCATCGACTTCTAA
- a CDS encoding helix-turn-helix domain-containing protein, with translation MPKKIGELTLYSVDDLHEMLGISKMTIRAYLREGRLKGRKLGVSWFVTESAIRDYFEEPEESSPKPHTSKKQYRYIVQGINDLVSETEHCDTIEEVVQILNEQAIISLFQVQVIDRENDQITKIIKARDFLDTYDPVR, from the coding sequence ATGCCTAAAAAGATTGGAGAATTAACCCTTTATTCTGTAGATGATCTGCATGAGATGTTGGGTATTTCGAAAATGACGATCCGTGCGTACTTAAGAGAGGGGCGCTTGAAGGGGAGAAAGTTGGGGGTGAGTTGGTTTGTTACTGAGAGCGCCATCCGTGATTATTTTGAAGAACCCGAAGAAAGTTCACCCAAGCCGCATACATCCAAAAAACAATATCGGTATATTGTGCAAGGTATAAATGACCTTGTGAGTGAGACAGAACATTGCGACACCATTGAAGAAGTGGTGCAGATTCTAAACGAGCAGGCCATTATCAGTCTATTTCAAGTGCAAGTTATAGACCGAGAAAACGACCAAATCACTAAAATCATCAAAGCACGAGACTTTTTAGACACTTATGATCCCGTTCGATAA